Proteins encoded by one window of Nocardioides euryhalodurans:
- a CDS encoding copper resistance CopC/CopD family protein, with protein sequence MTVGGRPVRWRLGLRLAVTALVAACAVLLGAGPAAAHAELLGTDPADGAVLDTAPEAVTLTFTEPVRLTDREITVYDAAGVSVPSEAAASDDEVTVTLTDPEALGRGTFVVAWAVISADGHPISGSITFSVGEPSAEVADPPPAPTSSGAVTAVQGVLAGLTYLGLLVAAGLAAFVALVLPGSYGGQQTRLRIRRTTRVAAAVATVAALLMVPVASTYAQGLELGDLPGSLDPGLVTAEILSVVLLVAGLGVVVVSLSSVPPDRTQRPALLVGAALAVASPAVVGHTRSYQPEVLLVVSDVVHVAAGATWLGGLVGLVVALRALAGREELAAVTLARFSALAGGLLLAVAATGTMLAWRILGSWSAFLDTTYGQLLLVKIGLALVVAALGGWNRFGMLPRVRAAAGFGDRTRAATLVSRTLVAEATVVVALLGVTGFLVNQSPRPAPVDAPEGTTGVEAAESSGDLQVYAALSPRRQGATTLLVQLQDGTGEPVTPPTAPEVSLRSGDVDLGDVELTASDAGTWQARVVLPRAGVWEVQVSTRLSRFEAPVSTVRIDVPE encoded by the coding sequence GTGACCGTGGGCGGTCGACCGGTGCGGTGGCGGCTGGGCCTGCGGCTCGCCGTCACCGCGCTGGTCGCCGCCTGCGCCGTCCTCCTCGGTGCCGGTCCCGCCGCGGCCCACGCCGAGCTGCTCGGGACCGACCCGGCCGACGGCGCGGTGCTGGACACCGCGCCGGAGGCCGTGACGCTGACCTTCACCGAGCCGGTCCGCCTCACCGACCGCGAGATCACCGTCTACGACGCCGCCGGCGTGTCCGTGCCCTCGGAGGCGGCCGCCTCCGACGACGAGGTCACCGTGACGCTCACCGACCCGGAGGCCCTGGGGCGCGGCACCTTCGTCGTCGCCTGGGCGGTGATCTCCGCCGACGGGCACCCGATCTCGGGGTCGATCACCTTCTCGGTGGGTGAGCCCAGCGCCGAGGTGGCCGACCCGCCGCCCGCTCCGACCTCCTCGGGCGCGGTCACCGCGGTCCAGGGCGTGCTCGCGGGACTCACCTACCTCGGGCTGCTCGTCGCCGCCGGGCTCGCCGCGTTCGTCGCCCTGGTCCTCCCCGGCTCCTACGGCGGCCAGCAGACCCGGCTCCGGATCCGCCGCACCACCCGCGTGGCCGCTGCGGTGGCGACGGTCGCTGCCCTGCTGATGGTCCCCGTGGCGTCGACGTACGCGCAGGGCCTGGAGCTGGGCGACCTCCCCGGCTCGCTCGACCCCGGCCTGGTCACCGCCGAGATCCTCTCCGTCGTCCTGCTGGTCGCCGGTCTCGGCGTGGTCGTGGTGTCCCTCTCGAGCGTGCCCCCGGACCGCACCCAGCGTCCGGCCCTGCTGGTCGGGGCCGCGCTCGCGGTCGCCTCGCCGGCGGTCGTGGGCCACACCCGGTCCTACCAGCCCGAGGTGCTGCTGGTGGTCAGCGACGTGGTCCACGTCGCCGCCGGGGCGACCTGGCTCGGTGGCCTGGTCGGGCTGGTCGTCGCGCTGCGTGCGCTCGCCGGCAGGGAGGAGCTGGCTGCGGTCACGCTGGCCCGCTTCTCGGCGCTGGCGGGTGGTCTGCTGCTCGCGGTCGCCGCGACCGGGACGATGCTCGCCTGGCGGATCCTCGGCTCCTGGTCGGCCTTCCTCGACACCACGTACGGTCAGCTGCTGCTGGTCAAGATCGGGCTGGCCCTGGTGGTCGCCGCCCTGGGCGGGTGGAACCGCTTCGGCATGCTGCCCCGGGTGCGGGCGGCGGCCGGGTTCGGCGACCGCACCCGCGCCGCCACCCTGGTCTCGCGCACCCTCGTCGCGGAGGCGACCGTCGTCGTGGCGCTGCTCGGCGTCACCGGCTTCCTCGTCAACCAGTCGCCCCGGCCGGCCCCGGTCGACGCACCGGAGGGCACCACGGGCGTCGAGGCCGCGGAGTCGTCCGGCGACCTCCAGGTGTACGCCGCCCTCAGCCCGCGCCGGCAGGGGGCGACCACGCTGCTCGTCCAGCTCCAGGACGGGACCGGCGAGCCGGTCACGCCGCCGACCGCGCCCGAGGTGTCGCTGCGCTCGGGCGACGTCGACCTCGGTGACGTCGAGCTCACCGCGAGCGACGCCGGGACCTGGCAGGCCCGGGTGGTGCTGCCCCGGGCCGGCGTCTGGGAGGTCCAGGTGAGCACCCGGTTGAGCCGCTTCGAGGCGCCCGTCTCGACCGTGAGGATCGACGTCCCCGAGTGA
- the tsaD gene encoding tRNA (adenosine(37)-N6)-threonylcarbamoyltransferase complex transferase subunit TsaD, with amino-acid sequence MTDAPLVLGIETSCDETGVGIVRGHELLADAVASSVDEHARFGGVVPEVASRAHLEAMVPTIERACETAGVRLHDVDAIAVTSGPGLAGALLVGVAAAKALSVGLGKPLYGVNHLAAHVAVDQLEHGPLPEPCLALLVSGGHSSLLRVGDVTGDVDPLGSTIDDAAGEAFDKVARLLGLPFPGGPHIDRAAREGNTVAIDFPRGLTSRRDLERHRFDFSFSGLKTAVARWVEARERSGEPVPVHDVAASFQEAVCDVLVRKALDAATSQGVDDLLIGGGVAANSRLRVMAEERAASRGIRVRVPRPGLCTDNGAMVAALGAEMVARNRPASALDLPADSSLPVTEVLV; translated from the coding sequence ATGACCGACGCACCCCTCGTCCTCGGCATCGAGACCTCGTGCGACGAGACCGGGGTCGGGATCGTCCGCGGCCACGAGCTGCTGGCCGACGCGGTGGCCAGCAGCGTCGACGAGCACGCCCGCTTCGGGGGCGTGGTGCCCGAGGTGGCCAGCAGGGCCCACCTCGAGGCGATGGTGCCGACGATCGAGCGGGCCTGCGAGACGGCGGGCGTACGACTCCACGACGTCGACGCCATCGCGGTGACCAGCGGCCCGGGTCTCGCGGGGGCGCTGCTCGTCGGGGTGGCGGCGGCCAAGGCCCTCTCGGTGGGCCTCGGCAAGCCGTTGTACGGCGTCAACCACCTCGCCGCCCACGTCGCGGTCGACCAGCTCGAGCACGGCCCGCTGCCGGAGCCCTGCCTGGCGCTCCTGGTCTCGGGTGGCCACTCCAGCCTGCTGCGGGTCGGGGACGTCACCGGCGACGTCGACCCTCTCGGCTCGACCATCGACGACGCCGCGGGGGAGGCGTTCGACAAGGTGGCCCGGCTGCTGGGCCTCCCCTTCCCGGGCGGTCCCCACATCGACCGGGCGGCCCGCGAGGGCAACACCGTGGCCATCGACTTCCCGCGGGGGCTGACCTCGCGGCGCGACCTCGAGCGGCACCGCTTCGACTTCTCCTTCTCCGGCCTCAAGACGGCGGTCGCCCGCTGGGTCGAGGCGCGCGAGCGGTCCGGCGAGCCGGTGCCGGTCCACGACGTCGCGGCCTCCTTCCAGGAGGCGGTCTGCGACGTGCTCGTCCGCAAGGCGCTCGACGCCGCGACCAGCCAGGGGGTCGACGACCTGCTGATCGGCGGCGGGGTCGCCGCCAACTCCCGGCTCCGGGTGATGGCCGAGGAGCGGGCCGCCTCCCGGGGGATCCGGGTCCGCGTGCCCCGTCCGGGCCTCTGCACGGACAACGGCGCCATGGTGGCCGCCCTCGGCGCCGAGATGGTCGCGAGGAACCGGCCGGCGTCCGCGCTGGACCTGCCGGCCGACTCCTCGCTGCCCGTCACCGAGGTGCTGGTCTGA
- a CDS encoding GNAT family N-acetyltransferase, whose product MHDFHVVDPSSPPARWAMEQYFSEIGQAFGFEAGSALDDAVQAYAPPRGLFVLAGPDDEPVACGAVQFLDRDRGEIKRMWVAPWARGRGLAAALLAYLEGLIRESGRGQSLLDTNSSLTVAVSLYESRGYHRVEDYNGNADADVWFAKDLD is encoded by the coding sequence ATGCACGACTTCCACGTGGTCGACCCGTCGTCGCCGCCGGCTCGGTGGGCGATGGAGCAGTACTTCTCCGAGATCGGCCAGGCCTTCGGCTTCGAGGCCGGTTCGGCGCTCGACGACGCCGTGCAGGCGTACGCCCCGCCGCGTGGCCTGTTCGTCCTGGCGGGGCCGGACGACGAGCCCGTGGCGTGTGGTGCGGTGCAGTTCCTCGACCGGGACCGCGGTGAGATCAAGCGGATGTGGGTGGCGCCCTGGGCGCGGGGCCGGGGGCTGGCCGCCGCGCTGCTGGCCTACCTGGAGGGCCTGATCCGCGAGTCCGGACGGGGGCAGTCGCTGCTCGACACCAACAGCAGCCTCACGGTGGCGGTGTCGCTCTACGAGTCGCGTGGCTACCACCGCGTGGAGGACTACAACGGCAACGCCGACGCCGACGTGTGGTTCGCCAAGGACCTGGACTGA
- a CDS encoding DinB family protein, whose amino-acid sequence MTIQRTYPPAAADEATTLLAFLDFQRATLLRQTEGLDGADLQRTLGPSPLTLGGLLKHLAFVEGFWFRYVFAGEEQVEPWASVDWKADRDWDFHSAADDSPEELRALFDAEVLAADAVLHQALVDGDLGALAARVRHGKKPSLRWIVVHMVEEYARHCGHADLIRESIDGARDL is encoded by the coding sequence ATGACGATCCAGCGCACCTACCCGCCCGCGGCCGCGGACGAGGCGACCACGCTGCTGGCGTTCCTCGACTTCCAGCGCGCCACGCTGCTGCGGCAGACGGAGGGGCTGGACGGCGCCGACCTGCAGCGCACCCTCGGCCCGAGCCCGTTGACGCTGGGCGGCCTGCTCAAGCACCTGGCGTTCGTCGAGGGGTTCTGGTTCCGGTACGTGTTCGCCGGCGAGGAGCAGGTGGAGCCCTGGGCCTCGGTCGACTGGAAGGCCGACCGGGACTGGGACTTCCACTCCGCCGCCGACGACTCCCCGGAGGAGCTGCGGGCCCTCTTCGACGCCGAGGTGCTCGCGGCCGACGCGGTCCTGCACCAGGCTCTCGTCGACGGTGACCTCGGCGCGCTCGCCGCCCGGGTCCGGCACGGCAAGAAGCCCAGCCTGCGCTGGATCGTCGTCCACATGGTCGAGGAGTACGCGCGGCACTGCGGGCACGCCGACCTGATCCGGGAGTCGATCGACGGAGCGAGGGACCTGTGA
- a CDS encoding YcnI family protein → MSRRTLTRLGALTAATGIAALVAAPAQAHVSGTPSVANAGSYTVLTMSVPHGCEGSPTTRIEIQVPESVLSVTPTRNPLYDLEANIEQLDEPVSDAHGNEVTERTGSIVYTAKEPLPEGQRDTFELSFQVPDAAGEQLVFPTIQTCEQGETGWVEVPQEGQDAEELEHPAPSFEILPASEEGDGHSDEEASDTEAAATSDSADGTQEAAATTDGTSAVGWAGLVLGALGLVAGGTALARTRKPA, encoded by the coding sequence ATGTCCCGTCGTACCCTCACGCGCCTCGGCGCGCTCACCGCCGCCACCGGCATCGCCGCCCTCGTCGCGGCCCCGGCCCAGGCCCACGTCTCCGGCACCCCGTCGGTGGCGAACGCCGGCTCGTACACCGTGCTCACCATGAGCGTCCCGCACGGCTGCGAGGGCTCACCCACGACCCGGATCGAGATCCAGGTCCCGGAGTCGGTGCTCTCCGTCACGCCGACCCGCAACCCGCTCTACGACCTCGAGGCGAACATCGAGCAGCTCGACGAGCCCGTCTCCGACGCCCACGGCAACGAGGTGACCGAGCGAACCGGCAGCATCGTCTACACCGCCAAGGAGCCGCTCCCCGAGGGGCAGCGGGACACCTTCGAGCTGTCCTTCCAGGTCCCTGACGCTGCCGGTGAGCAGCTCGTCTTCCCGACCATCCAGACCTGCGAGCAGGGCGAGACGGGCTGGGTCGAGGTGCCGCAGGAGGGTCAGGACGCCGAGGAGCTGGAGCACCCGGCCCCGTCCTTCGAGATCCTCCCGGCCAGCGAGGAGGGCGACGGCCACTCCGACGAGGAGGCCTCGGACACCGAGGCCGCAGCCACCTCCGACTCAGCGGACGGGACCCAGGAGGCCGCCGCGACGACCGACGGCACCAGTGCGGTCGGCTGGGCCGGCCTGGTCCTCGGCGCGCTCGGCCTCGTCGCGGGTGGCACCGCCCTGGCGCGGACCCGGAAGCCCGCGTGA
- a CDS encoding VOC family protein: protein MTPFWVSAFLDLAPEAYDDGLAFWSGVTGAAVSATRGAAGELVSLVPAEGDGHLRVQRLVAGRSRIHLDLHVDDPRAAADRAVALGAREVADVGHVVMASPGGLPFCLVTHPAATPAAAVDWGGHSSAVDQVCVDVPHELHDREVAFWQALTGRVLAPSPGHAEFQRLHRPDGEPLHLLLQRLGEPLGEVRGHLDLATSDRAAETARHVALGATEVATFDSWTVLTDPAGSAYCITDREPR from the coding sequence GTGACGCCCTTCTGGGTCAGCGCGTTCCTCGACCTCGCCCCCGAGGCGTACGACGACGGGCTGGCGTTCTGGAGCGGCGTGACGGGCGCGGCGGTCTCGGCGACCCGGGGTGCGGCCGGTGAGCTCGTGTCGCTCGTGCCGGCGGAGGGCGACGGCCACCTGCGGGTGCAGCGGCTCGTGGCCGGACGGTCCCGGATCCACCTCGACCTCCACGTCGACGATCCACGGGCCGCGGCAGACCGGGCGGTCGCGCTGGGTGCGCGCGAGGTGGCTGACGTGGGCCACGTCGTGATGGCGTCCCCCGGGGGACTGCCGTTCTGCCTCGTCACCCACCCGGCGGCCACGCCGGCTGCCGCCGTCGACTGGGGCGGCCACTCCTCGGCCGTCGACCAGGTCTGCGTGGACGTGCCCCACGAGCTCCACGACCGCGAGGTCGCCTTCTGGCAGGCCCTGACCGGCCGTGTGCTCGCCCCCTCGCCCGGGCACGCGGAGTTCCAGCGGCTGCATCGCCCCGACGGCGAGCCGTTGCACCTGCTGCTGCAACGCCTCGGGGAGCCGCTGGGCGAGGTCCGGGGCCACCTCGACCTCGCGACCAGCGACCGGGCCGCCGAGACCGCGCGTCACGTCGCGCTGGGCGCGACCGAGGTCGCCACCTTCGACAGCTGGACGGTGCTGACCGACCCGGCCGGCTCGGCGTACTGCATCACCGACCGGGAGCCACGATGA
- a CDS encoding GNAT family N-acetyltransferase gives MRAVGVEELRDLPFVRHQVDPGLLVGAWQGADGAALVLAGRHLDEGPRLVATALGAPEPLAPLLAYAAASQPLPARLLIAAGSEAAVPAAWSWSPGRRWHWMLTRAQPQPSDPRVVEVDDPDEITALLDREAPGSFARPGTPGIEAWLGVRVAGRLDAVGAVLRQPDGTGHLRGVTVAATARGRGLGRLVSTALTARALAGPGVASLGVYVDNAPALRIYRGLGYEVAHTLIGGPLSGSSITTAVVPSR, from the coding sequence ATGCGTGCCGTGGGGGTCGAGGAGCTGCGAGACCTGCCGTTCGTACGGCACCAGGTGGACCCGGGACTGCTCGTCGGCGCCTGGCAGGGCGCGGACGGAGCCGCGTTGGTGCTCGCAGGCCGTCACCTCGACGAGGGGCCTCGCCTCGTCGCCACCGCCCTCGGAGCGCCCGAACCGCTCGCGCCCTTGCTGGCGTACGCGGCGGCCAGCCAGCCGCTCCCGGCCCGTCTGCTGATCGCGGCGGGCTCGGAGGCCGCTGTGCCCGCGGCGTGGTCCTGGAGCCCCGGCCGGCGCTGGCACTGGATGCTGACGAGGGCGCAGCCGCAGCCTTCCGACCCGCGGGTGGTCGAGGTCGACGATCCCGACGAGATCACCGCGTTGCTCGACCGTGAGGCACCGGGCTCCTTCGCCCGCCCCGGCACGCCCGGGATCGAGGCCTGGCTCGGCGTCCGCGTGGCCGGCCGCCTTGATGCCGTTGGCGCCGTGCTGCGCCAGCCGGACGGCACCGGCCACCTGCGCGGTGTCACGGTGGCGGCAACCGCCCGCGGCCGGGGGCTCGGGCGACTCGTGAGCACGGCGCTCACCGCCCGGGCGCTGGCGGGCCCGGGTGTGGCGAGCCTCGGGGTCTACGTCGACAACGCTCCCGCCCTGCGGATCTACCGGGGACTCGGCTACGAGGTCGCCCACACGCTCATCGGCGGCCCGCTGAGCGGGAGCTCCATCACGACCGCGGTCGTGCCGTCGCGGTAG
- the rimI gene encoding ribosomal protein S18-alanine N-acetyltransferase translates to MIEPATPADVADIAALEAVALAADAWSEALVAQGVTGSLPTVHYLVSRLDESLAGYAVASVAGDVVELQRIAVDPGRRRAGVATALLDEVLALARTHGVERVLLEVREDNAGALAFYADRGFAELARRPRYYRDGTTAVVMELPLSGPPMSVWATS, encoded by the coding sequence GTGATCGAGCCGGCCACCCCCGCCGACGTCGCCGACATCGCCGCCCTGGAGGCGGTCGCCCTCGCGGCCGACGCCTGGTCGGAGGCGCTGGTCGCGCAGGGTGTGACCGGGAGCCTGCCGACGGTCCACTACCTCGTCTCGCGACTCGACGAGAGCCTGGCGGGGTACGCCGTCGCCAGCGTCGCGGGCGACGTGGTCGAGCTGCAGCGGATCGCCGTCGATCCCGGTCGGCGGCGGGCCGGGGTCGCCACCGCGCTGCTGGACGAGGTGCTGGCGCTGGCCCGGACGCACGGTGTCGAGAGGGTGCTGCTCGAGGTCCGGGAGGACAACGCCGGCGCGCTCGCGTTCTACGCCGACCGGGGCTTCGCCGAGCTCGCCCGGCGACCGCGCTACTACCGCGACGGCACGACCGCGGTCGTGATGGAGCTCCCGCTCAGCGGGCCGCCGATGAGCGTGTGGGCGACCTCGTAG
- a CDS encoding ABC1 kinase family protein: MPDLPRKAAARTARLAALPLGYAGRQAVGFGKRLGGRPAELVVSEVQQRTAEQLFRTLGELKGGAMKFGQALSVLEAALPDEVAAPYREELTRLQDSAPPMPTQTVREQIARSLGPDWQDLLVHLDGAPAAAASIGQVHRGRWHDGRDVAVKVQYPGAGEALMSDLRQLARVARGVAPVFPGLDIKPLVAELQARAADELDYALEAEAQTAYADAFRDDPAIVVPEVVAVGEQVLVSEWLDSPHSLAHVIREGTQAERDHYGRVFVTFLFDGPARTGMLHADPHPGNFRILPGPDGGPGRIGVLDFGAVARLPERRLPSAMGRLIRVAAENSADDLVAGLREEGFIKEQTRVDPQRVLDYLAPFIEPTRTETFRFTRAWMRAQFERINDPRNPAFTTATKLNLPSSYLLIHRTWLGGLGLLSQLEAEAPFRAIMEEHLPGFAG, encoded by the coding sequence ATGCCCGACCTCCCTCGCAAGGCCGCCGCGCGCACCGCGCGGCTGGCCGCGCTGCCCCTCGGGTACGCCGGTCGCCAGGCCGTCGGGTTCGGCAAGCGGCTCGGAGGTCGCCCGGCCGAGCTGGTCGTGAGCGAGGTGCAGCAGCGGACGGCGGAGCAGCTGTTCCGCACCCTGGGCGAGCTCAAGGGCGGGGCGATGAAGTTCGGGCAGGCGCTGAGCGTGCTCGAGGCCGCGCTGCCCGACGAGGTCGCGGCGCCGTACCGCGAGGAGCTGACCCGGCTGCAGGACTCCGCACCCCCGATGCCGACCCAGACGGTGCGCGAGCAGATCGCCCGGTCGCTCGGCCCGGACTGGCAGGACCTGCTGGTGCACCTCGACGGCGCCCCGGCCGCCGCGGCGTCGATCGGCCAGGTGCACCGGGGCCGCTGGCACGACGGCCGTGACGTCGCGGTGAAGGTCCAGTACCCCGGCGCCGGGGAGGCGCTGATGTCCGACCTGCGCCAGCTCGCCCGCGTCGCCCGCGGCGTCGCGCCGGTCTTCCCCGGCCTCGACATCAAGCCGCTGGTGGCCGAGCTGCAGGCGCGCGCCGCCGACGAGCTCGACTACGCGCTCGAGGCCGAGGCGCAGACGGCGTACGCCGACGCCTTCCGCGACGACCCCGCCATCGTCGTGCCCGAGGTGGTGGCGGTCGGCGAGCAGGTGCTCGTGAGCGAGTGGCTGGACAGCCCGCACTCCCTGGCCCACGTGATCCGCGAGGGGACCCAGGCCGAGCGCGACCACTACGGCCGGGTCTTCGTGACGTTCCTGTTCGACGGACCGGCGCGGACCGGGATGCTGCACGCCGACCCGCACCCGGGCAACTTCCGGATCCTCCCCGGGCCGGACGGCGGGCCCGGCCGGATCGGCGTGCTCGACTTCGGCGCGGTCGCGCGGCTGCCCGAGCGGCGGCTGCCGAGCGCCATGGGCCGGCTGATCCGCGTCGCCGCCGAGAACAGCGCCGACGATCTCGTGGCCGGGCTGCGGGAGGAGGGGTTCATCAAGGAGCAGACGCGGGTCGACCCGCAGCGCGTGCTCGACTACCTCGCTCCGTTCATCGAGCCGACCCGGACCGAGACCTTCCGCTTCACGCGCGCCTGGATGCGCGCTCAGTTCGAGCGGATCAACGACCCGCGCAACCCGGCGTTCACCACCGCCACCAAGCTCAACCTCCCCTCGTCGTACCTCCTCATCCACCGCACCTGGCTCGGCGGGCTCGGCCTGCTCTCGCAGCTCGAGGCCGAGGCGCCGTTCCGGGCGATCATGGAGGAGCACCTGCCGGGGTTCGCGGGGTGA
- a CDS encoding GNAT family N-acetyltransferase: MIRDATDADWPAIWPIFRDTVAAGETYAYPEDLGSEDARRLWMERPPGLTVVLDEDGEVLGTAKMGPNRPGRGDHVGTASFMVAPAARGRGVGRRLAEWVVAWHRAEGYRGIQFNAVVETNTAAVALWHALGFVTIGTVPGAFRSASHGPVGLHVMWLDLAG; this comes from the coding sequence GTGATCCGCGACGCCACCGACGCCGACTGGCCGGCGATCTGGCCGATCTTCCGCGACACGGTCGCGGCAGGCGAGACCTACGCCTATCCCGAGGACCTCGGGTCCGAGGACGCGCGCCGCCTCTGGATGGAGCGACCGCCCGGCCTGACGGTCGTGCTCGACGAGGACGGGGAGGTCCTCGGCACCGCCAAGATGGGGCCGAACCGGCCGGGCCGCGGCGACCACGTCGGCACCGCGTCGTTCATGGTCGCACCGGCCGCGCGCGGCCGCGGCGTGGGTCGCCGGCTCGCCGAGTGGGTCGTCGCGTGGCACCGCGCGGAGGGCTACCGCGGCATCCAGTTCAACGCCGTCGTCGAGACCAACACCGCTGCCGTGGCGCTCTGGCACGCGCTCGGCTTCGTGACGATCGGCACCGTGCCCGGCGCCTTCCGATCGGCGAGCCACGGGCCGGTCGGGCTGCACGTGATGTGGCTGGACCTCGCCGGGTGA
- a CDS encoding isocitrate lyase/PEP mutase family protein has protein sequence MGTQADRVAEFRRLHASGCFVMPNPWDAGTARALEQLGFPALATTSAGLAWTLGVTDTEVTVDQTLAHLRVVADVVRVPVNADFQAGFADSPSGVAANVARAVDTGIAGLSIEDASGDPADPLLELDVAVARLAAARRAIDESGSGVLLTGRSEGFVVGRPDLDETVRRLLAYAEAGADCLYAPRLTTLEQVETVVSAVAPRPVNLLANAPFVTVAEAERLGVRRISVGGTLARAAWGGFLEAAREIAGAGTFTAFEGLPDVEGLLAR, from the coding sequence ATGGGTACGCAGGCCGATCGCGTCGCCGAGTTCCGCCGGCTGCACGCCTCCGGCTGCTTCGTGATGCCCAACCCGTGGGACGCCGGCACCGCCCGCGCCCTCGAGCAGCTGGGGTTCCCGGCCCTGGCCACCACCAGCGCCGGCCTCGCCTGGACGCTGGGCGTCACCGACACCGAGGTCACCGTCGACCAGACCCTCGCCCACCTCCGGGTCGTCGCGGACGTCGTCCGCGTCCCGGTGAACGCCGACTTCCAGGCCGGGTTCGCCGACTCCCCGTCGGGGGTCGCCGCCAACGTGGCACGGGCCGTCGACACGGGCATCGCCGGGTTGTCGATCGAGGACGCCTCGGGAGACCCGGCCGACCCGCTCCTCGAGCTCGACGTCGCGGTGGCGCGGTTGGCCGCGGCGCGACGCGCCATCGACGAGAGCGGTAGCGGGGTGCTGCTCACCGGGCGGTCCGAGGGGTTCGTGGTGGGCCGACCGGACCTCGACGAGACGGTTCGCCGGCTGCTCGCCTACGCGGAGGCCGGGGCCGACTGCCTCTACGCCCCTCGGCTGACCACCCTGGAGCAGGTCGAGACGGTCGTCTCTGCGGTGGCGCCCAGGCCCGTCAACCTGCTCGCCAACGCCCCGTTCGTCACGGTCGCCGAGGCCGAGCGGCTCGGCGTACGGCGCATCAGTGTCGGTGGCACCCTCGCCCGGGCGGCCTGGGGAGGGTTCCTGGAGGCGGCTCGGGAGATCGCGGGCGCGGGCACCTTCACCGCCTTCGAGGGCCTGCCGGACGTCGAGGGGCTGCTCGCCCGCTGA
- a CDS encoding SigE family RNA polymerase sigma factor — MSAHGSDTLTARDADFSSYMHARQASLLRTAYLLTGDRHTAEDLVQVAFAKLYLAWDKVHDRGSIDAYVRRILVNEHNSLWRRAWKRRELTTEVLPESSHHDTYDAGGSGELWDLVQTLPRKARAVVVLRYYEEMSEAETAEVLGISVGTVKSQASRALATLRQRAPEGLNPREEER, encoded by the coding sequence ATGTCAGCTCACGGGAGCGACACGCTGACTGCTCGCGACGCCGACTTCTCGTCGTACATGCACGCGCGCCAGGCGAGCCTGCTGCGCACCGCATACCTCCTGACGGGTGACCGGCACACCGCCGAGGACCTGGTCCAGGTCGCGTTCGCCAAGCTCTACCTCGCCTGGGACAAGGTCCACGACCGCGGCTCGATCGACGCCTACGTCCGCCGGATCCTGGTCAACGAGCACAACTCGCTCTGGCGCAGGGCGTGGAAGCGGCGCGAGCTCACCACCGAGGTGCTGCCCGAGAGCAGCCACCACGACACCTACGACGCCGGCGGCAGCGGCGAGCTGTGGGACCTGGTCCAGACGCTCCCGCGCAAGGCGCGGGCCGTCGTGGTGCTGCGCTACTACGAGGAGATGTCGGAGGCCGAGACCGCCGAGGTGCTCGGCATCTCCGTCGGCACCGTGAAGTCCCAGGCCAGCCGTGCGCTGGCCACCCTGCGCCAACGGGCGCCCGAGGGCCTGAACCCCCGGGAGGAGGAGCGATGA
- a CDS encoding putative quinol monooxygenase encodes MKFPVKPEHADDWVELTRDFTEATRAEEGNLFFDWSRSVEDPTEYVLVEGFRDDAAEAHVTSPHFKQAQADLPQYLRETPYIRNQLMEGDHWDRLGEFEVG; translated from the coding sequence GTGAAGTTCCCCGTGAAGCCCGAGCACGCCGACGACTGGGTCGAGCTCACCCGTGACTTCACCGAGGCGACCCGGGCCGAGGAGGGCAACCTCTTCTTCGACTGGTCGCGCAGCGTCGAGGACCCCACCGAGTACGTCCTCGTCGAGGGCTTCCGCGACGACGCCGCCGAGGCGCACGTGACCTCCCCCCACTTCAAGCAGGCCCAGGCCGACCTGCCTCAGTACCTGCGCGAGACGCCGTACATCCGCAACCAGCTGATGGAGGGTGACCACTGGGACCGGTTGGGGGAGTTCGAGGTGGGGTGA
- a CDS encoding pyridoxamine 5'-phosphate oxidase family protein, translated as MSIPVEIPKLAEALADFGAGYLLTAAADGRVKAVTVEPTLVDGVLRCPASRGSARNLAGNPAATLVFWPRQEHGCSLLVDGTATADDEAIALTPETAVLHRPADHADGPVAGDGCGHDCSPVA; from the coding sequence ATGAGCATCCCGGTGGAGATCCCGAAGCTCGCGGAGGCGCTGGCGGACTTCGGTGCCGGCTACCTCCTGACCGCCGCGGCGGACGGGCGGGTCAAGGCGGTGACCGTCGAGCCGACGCTCGTCGACGGGGTGCTGCGCTGCCCGGCGAGCCGCGGCTCGGCCCGCAACCTGGCGGGCAACCCCGCCGCCACCCTGGTCTTCTGGCCACGGCAGGAGCACGGCTGCTCCCTCCTGGTCGACGGGACCGCCACCGCCGACGACGAGGCCATCGCCCTCACCCCGGAGACGGCGGTGCTCCACCGCCCCGCGGACCACGCCGACGGGCCGGTCGCCGGTGACGGCTGCGGCCACGACTGCTCCCCGGTCGCGTGA